A window of Theropithecus gelada isolate Dixy chromosome 14, Tgel_1.0, whole genome shotgun sequence contains these coding sequences:
- the ART5 gene encoding ecto-ADP-ribosyltransferase 5 isoform X3, giving the protein MALASLMMALGCLGLHTWKAQAVSILPLGLAPDTFDDAYVGCAEEMEEKAAPLLKAEMAHHALLRESWEAAQEAWEDRHRGLTLPPGFKAQNGIAIMVYTNSSNTLYWKLNQAVRTGGGSRELYMRHFPFKALHFYLIRALQLLRGGGGCSTGPGEVVFRGVGSLRFEPKRLGDSVRLGQFASSSLDKAVACRFGEKRRGCVSAPGDQSQSKGASSLPPWKTLLLAPGEFQLSGIGP; this is encoded by the exons ATGGCACTGGCGTCATTGATGATGGCCCtcggctgccttggcctccacaCCTGGAAG GCCCAGGCTGTTTCCATCCTGCCCCTGGGACTGGCTCCAGACACCTTTGACGATGCCTATGTGGGTTGTGCAGAGGAGATGGAGGAGAAGGCAGCCCCCCTGCTAAAGGCGGAAATggcccaccatgccctgctgcGGGAATCCTGGGAGGCAGCCCAGGAGGCCTGGGAGGACAGGCATCGAGGGCTCACCTTACCCCCCGGCTTCAAAGCCCAGAATGGAATAGCCATTATGGTCTACACCAACTCATCTAACACCTTGTACTGGAAGTTGAATCAGGCCGTGCGGACAGGTGGAGGCTCCCGGGAGCTCTACATGAGGCACTTTCCCTTCAAGGCCCTGCATTTCTACCTGATCCGGGCCCTGCAGCTGCTGCGAGGCGGTGGGGGCTGCAGCACAGGGCCTGGGGAGGTGGTGTTCCGAGGTGTGGGCAGCCTTCGCTTTGAACCCAAAAGGCTGGGGGACTCTGTCCGCTTAGGCCAGTTTGCCTCCAGCTCCCTGGATAAGGCAGTGGCCTGCAGATTTG GGGAGAAGAGGCGGGGCTGTGTGTCTGCACCAGGTGA CCAGTCACAATCTAAGGGGGCCTCCTCTCTGCCCCCCTGGAAGACCCTGCTCTTGGCCCCTGGGGAGTTCCAGCTCTCAGGGATTGGGCCCTGA
- the ART5 gene encoding ecto-ADP-ribosyltransferase 5 isoform X2: MALASLMMALGCLGLHTWKAQAVSILPLGLAPDTFDDAYVGCAEEMEEKAAPLLKAEMAHHALLRESWEAAQEAWEDRHRGLTLPPGFKAQNGIAIMVYTNSSNTLYWKLNQAVRTGGGSRELYMRHFPFKALHFYLIRALQLLRGGGGCSTGPGEVVFRGVGSLRFEPKRLGDSVRLGQFASSSLDKAVACRFGNATLFSLTTCFGAPIQAFSVFPKEHEVLIPPHEVFLVTRFSQDGAQSLVTLWSYNQTCSHFNCAYLGGEKRRGCVSAPAGVQPVTI, translated from the exons ATGGCACTGGCGTCATTGATGATGGCCCtcggctgccttggcctccacaCCTGGAAG GCCCAGGCTGTTTCCATCCTGCCCCTGGGACTGGCTCCAGACACCTTTGACGATGCCTATGTGGGTTGTGCAGAGGAGATGGAGGAGAAGGCAGCCCCCCTGCTAAAGGCGGAAATggcccaccatgccctgctgcGGGAATCCTGGGAGGCAGCCCAGGAGGCCTGGGAGGACAGGCATCGAGGGCTCACCTTACCCCCCGGCTTCAAAGCCCAGAATGGAATAGCCATTATGGTCTACACCAACTCATCTAACACCTTGTACTGGAAGTTGAATCAGGCCGTGCGGACAGGTGGAGGCTCCCGGGAGCTCTACATGAGGCACTTTCCCTTCAAGGCCCTGCATTTCTACCTGATCCGGGCCCTGCAGCTGCTGCGAGGCGGTGGGGGCTGCAGCACAGGGCCTGGGGAGGTGGTGTTCCGAGGTGTGGGCAGCCTTCGCTTTGAACCCAAAAGGCTGGGGGACTCTGTCCGCTTAGGCCAGTTTGCCTCCAGCTCCCTGGATAAGGCAGTGGCCTGCAGATTTGGTAATGCCACCCTGTTTTCTCTAACGACTTGCTTTGGGGCCCCTATCCAGGCCTTCTCTGTCTTTCCCAAGGAGCACGAGGTGCTGATTCCCCCCCATGAAGTCTTCTTGGTCACCAGATTCTCTCAGGATGGAGCCCAGAGCCTGGTGACTCTCTGGAGCTATAATCAGACCTGCAGCCACTTTAACTGCGCCTATCTGGGTG GGGAGAAGAGGCGGGGCTGTGTGTCTGCACCAG cAGGGGTGCAGCCAGTCACAATCTAA
- the ART5 gene encoding ecto-ADP-ribosyltransferase 5 isoform X1 has product MALASLMMALGCLGLHTWKAQAVSILPLGLAPDTFDDAYVGCAEEMEEKAAPLLKAEMAHHALLRESWEAAQEAWEDRHRGLTLPPGFKAQNGIAIMVYTNSSNTLYWKLNQAVRTGGGSRELYMRHFPFKALHFYLIRALQLLRGGGGCSTGPGEVVFRGVGSLRFEPKRLGDSVRLGQFASSSLDKAVACRFGNATLFSLTTCFGAPIQAFSVFPKEHEVLIPPHEVFLVTRFSQDGAQSLVTLWSYNQTCSHFNCAYLGGEKRRGCVSAPGALGTGDLHMKKRRLQQP; this is encoded by the exons ATGGCACTGGCGTCATTGATGATGGCCCtcggctgccttggcctccacaCCTGGAAG GCCCAGGCTGTTTCCATCCTGCCCCTGGGACTGGCTCCAGACACCTTTGACGATGCCTATGTGGGTTGTGCAGAGGAGATGGAGGAGAAGGCAGCCCCCCTGCTAAAGGCGGAAATggcccaccatgccctgctgcGGGAATCCTGGGAGGCAGCCCAGGAGGCCTGGGAGGACAGGCATCGAGGGCTCACCTTACCCCCCGGCTTCAAAGCCCAGAATGGAATAGCCATTATGGTCTACACCAACTCATCTAACACCTTGTACTGGAAGTTGAATCAGGCCGTGCGGACAGGTGGAGGCTCCCGGGAGCTCTACATGAGGCACTTTCCCTTCAAGGCCCTGCATTTCTACCTGATCCGGGCCCTGCAGCTGCTGCGAGGCGGTGGGGGCTGCAGCACAGGGCCTGGGGAGGTGGTGTTCCGAGGTGTGGGCAGCCTTCGCTTTGAACCCAAAAGGCTGGGGGACTCTGTCCGCTTAGGCCAGTTTGCCTCCAGCTCCCTGGATAAGGCAGTGGCCTGCAGATTTGGTAATGCCACCCTGTTTTCTCTAACGACTTGCTTTGGGGCCCCTATCCAGGCCTTCTCTGTCTTTCCCAAGGAGCACGAGGTGCTGATTCCCCCCCATGAAGTCTTCTTGGTCACCAGATTCTCTCAGGATGGAGCCCAGAGCCTGGTGACTCTCTGGAGCTATAATCAGACCTGCAGCCACTTTAACTGCGCCTATCTGGGTG GGGAGAAGAGGCGGGGCTGTGTGTCTGCACCAG GAGCCCTGGGAACGGGTGACCTTCATATGAAGAAGAGGCGCCTCCAACAGCCTTGA